Proteins from one Oscillatoria nigro-viridis PCC 7112 genomic window:
- a CDS encoding DUF2470 domain-containing protein, producing MSEQFSTEISDRICTHMNEDHASAVVLYAQAFGDQPQATEAQMLAIDANGMDLTAKVNDETVPVRVKFDRTLKDAEDAHHTLIEMVKQARKVAK from the coding sequence ATGTCAGAACAGTTTTCCACTGAGATTAGCGATCGCATCTGCACTCACATGAACGAAGACCATGCTAGTGCTGTGGTGCTATACGCTCAAGCATTTGGCGACCAACCGCAGGCAACGGAAGCTCAAATGCTCGCTATTGATGCCAACGGCATGGATTTAACCGCTAAAGTCAACGACGAAACAGTGCCTGTCAGAGTTAAATTCGATCGCACTTTAAAAGACGCCGAAGATGCTCACCACACTCTCATTGAAATGGTGAAACAAGCTCGAAAAGTTGCTAAGTAG
- a CDS encoding AAA family ATPase has protein sequence MTENNPKPKELDIVKGSKNNHFEALVKRLDLMIRARYSLLYIVGAEEEPVEAVIAQVALQVTPARRVLFWDLVRGWEDNGSGKGSVMAALDRVSKTAVEEYTIFVLRDLHPILKYPYSEKSAAVVRELRNLTRELKRSKKTIVLTSHTLELPEELKEEVTVIDFPLPNVQEIDSLISHVVEKPQQLQVSGLAREQLVKACQGLSRARIGRVLAKALAAKQQINESDIDGVLEEKQQAIRQTGILEFFNSRESLKSVGGLENLKQWVKMRQDAFTDEARRYGIPNPKGVLLVGIQGTGKSLSAKTIACEWRLPLLRLDTGRLFGGVVGESESRVRQMIQLAEAIAPCVLWIDEIDKAFGNIISGSDGDSGTSRRVFGSLITWMQEKTSPVFIVATANNVRILPAELLRKGRFDEIFFLNLPSESERQDIFKVHLQRLRPTRLREFDLGVLAKRAENFSGAEIEQVVIDGLYRAFGTFVNGQRRDLMTEDILRSIEDTVPLAAIARSQIEDLKRWAAEAGARTASNDTHLIDELKRYSQGRRDAIDN, from the coding sequence ATGACAGAAAATAACCCAAAACCCAAAGAATTAGATATCGTCAAGGGCAGTAAAAATAACCATTTCGAGGCACTGGTAAAGCGGCTGGATTTGATGATTCGCGCCCGCTATTCGCTGCTGTACATTGTCGGCGCGGAGGAGGAACCTGTCGAAGCCGTAATTGCCCAAGTAGCGCTGCAAGTAACTCCCGCGCGCCGGGTGTTGTTCTGGGATCTCGTGCGGGGCTGGGAGGATAACGGTTCTGGGAAAGGTTCGGTAATGGCGGCGCTCGATCGCGTCAGCAAAACTGCTGTTGAAGAATATACCATATTTGTCCTGCGGGATTTGCACCCGATTTTGAAATATCCATACAGCGAAAAAAGCGCGGCGGTAGTGCGAGAATTGCGGAATTTAACGCGGGAATTGAAGCGCAGCAAAAAAACTATAGTTCTTACTTCTCACACGCTGGAATTGCCGGAGGAATTGAAAGAAGAAGTCACAGTAATTGATTTTCCTTTGCCCAACGTGCAAGAAATCGACAGTTTAATTTCCCACGTTGTCGAAAAGCCGCAACAGTTGCAAGTTAGCGGTTTAGCAAGGGAACAGTTGGTTAAAGCTTGTCAGGGTTTGAGTCGCGCTAGAATCGGGCGGGTTTTGGCTAAAGCTTTGGCCGCCAAACAGCAAATTAACGAGTCAGATATTGACGGAGTTTTGGAGGAAAAACAGCAAGCAATTCGCCAAACGGGCATTTTGGAGTTTTTCAACTCCAGAGAATCCCTAAAAAGTGTGGGCGGATTGGAGAATTTGAAGCAGTGGGTAAAGATGCGGCAAGATGCTTTTACTGACGAAGCGCGCCGCTACGGTATACCGAATCCGAAAGGAGTTTTGTTAGTAGGAATTCAAGGCACTGGCAAATCTTTATCTGCGAAAACTATTGCTTGCGAATGGCGTTTGCCGCTGCTGCGGTTGGATACTGGGAGATTGTTTGGCGGCGTGGTCGGGGAAAGCGAAAGCCGCGTCAGGCAAATGATACAATTAGCAGAGGCGATCGCACCTTGCGTTTTGTGGATCGATGAAATAGATAAAGCCTTCGGCAACATTATCAGCGGCAGCGACGGCGATTCGGGAACTTCGCGCCGGGTATTCGGCAGTTTGATTACTTGGATGCAGGAAAAAACCAGTCCGGTGTTTATTGTCGCAACTGCAAATAACGTCAGGATTTTGCCGGCAGAGTTGCTGAGAAAGGGCAGGTTTGATGAAATTTTCTTTTTGAATTTGCCCTCAGAATCGGAACGGCAAGATATTTTTAAAGTGCATTTGCAGCGTTTGCGGCCGACTAGATTGCGCGAGTTTGATTTGGGGGTTTTGGCGAAACGCGCTGAGAATTTTAGCGGTGCAGAAATCGAGCAAGTGGTAATAGATGGATTGTATCGAGCCTTTGGCACCTTTGTCAACGGGCAGCGCCGGGATTTGATGACCGAGGATATTTTGAGGTCGATCGAGGATACAGTACCTTTAGCTGCGATCGCGCGATCGCAAATTGAAGATTTGAAACGGTGGGCGGCGGAAGCGGGCGCGAGAACAGCTTCTAACGATACTCACTTAATTGATGAATTGAAACGCTACAGCCAGGGGCGAAGGGATGCGATCGACAATTAA
- a CDS encoding DUF3616 domain-containing protein, whose translation MPESFLLGRLLLQFNSEAADIITDLSAVALTPDGHLWLGSDETTSIERLSPVAPHIFGKHQRFAIADLIHLSGESEIDIEGIDFSRDYLWLVGSHSTKRKKAKGKDADKDIERLAQIETDVNRYLLARIPMKDGILCESISHSDNPETQLKAGCLQRTKTGNLLTDALKDDSHLGLYLSVPIPSKENGFDIEGLAVRGDRILLGLRGPVLRGWAIILEIEVEEAEPGVLRLKEIGEGGKLYKKHFVDLNGLGVRELCWNGEDLMVLAGPTMTLSGAMRLFRLKGILGRSGDSITGQDGGDLEVLFDLPFKVGTDNAEGLSLFPYLGKENSLLVVYDSPDAGRMVEQTAILADVFKLGS comes from the coding sequence ATGCCAGAATCTTTTTTGCTCGGTCGGCTGCTGCTGCAATTCAACAGCGAAGCCGCTGATATTATTACAGACTTATCCGCTGTTGCTTTAACTCCCGATGGTCATTTGTGGCTGGGTTCCGATGAAACGACTTCGATCGAGCGTTTGTCGCCTGTCGCGCCTCATATTTTTGGAAAACATCAAAGATTTGCGATCGCAGATTTGATCCATCTATCTGGAGAATCCGAAATTGATATCGAAGGAATTGATTTCAGCAGGGATTATCTTTGGCTGGTCGGTTCTCACAGCACAAAACGCAAGAAAGCTAAAGGCAAAGACGCAGACAAAGACATTGAAAGATTAGCACAAATCGAGACTGATGTCAACCGCTATTTGCTGGCGCGCATTCCTATGAAAGACGGAATTTTGTGCGAGTCAATTTCCCATTCAGACAATCCCGAAACCCAACTGAAAGCGGGATGTCTTCAGCGGACAAAAACGGGTAATTTGCTGACAGACGCGCTCAAAGATGACAGCCACCTCGGCTTGTATTTATCTGTGCCGATTCCCAGTAAAGAAAATGGCTTTGATATTGAAGGGTTGGCGGTGCGGGGCGATCGCATTTTGCTCGGTTTGCGGGGGCCGGTGCTGCGGGGTTGGGCGATAATTTTAGAAATAGAAGTTGAAGAGGCAGAACCGGGAGTTTTAAGGCTTAAGGAAATTGGGGAAGGAGGGAAATTGTACAAGAAACATTTTGTCGATCTGAACGGTTTGGGGGTGCGAGAATTGTGCTGGAACGGGGAAGATTTGATGGTTTTAGCCGGGCCGACGATGACTTTATCTGGGGCGATGAGGCTTTTTCGGTTAAAGGGGATTTTAGGGCGATCGGGCGACAGTATTACTGGGCAAGATGGGGGAGATTTGGAGGTATTGTTTGACTTGCCTTTTAAGGTTGGTACGGACAATGCTGAGGGATTGAGCCTGTTTCCATATTTGGGGAAGGAGAATTCGCTGTTAGTGGTTTACGATTCGCCGGATGCGGGGAGAATGGTTGAGCAAACTGCTATTCTTGCTGATGTTTTTAAATTAGGTTCGTAG